The following nucleotide sequence is from Motilibacter rhizosphaerae.
TGCAGAGCAGGCACATGTTGCTCAGGTCGGTGGGGCCTCCGTCGGACCAGTGGATGACGTGGTGGGCTTGGACGCGTCGGTTGCGGCAGCCGGGGGCGATGCAGCCGCCGTCGCGTACCCAGAGGGCTTTCAGTTGGGCGCGGGTGGCGAGGCGGGTCTCGCGGCCGAGGGCGAGGGGGACGCCGG
It contains:
- a CDS encoding HNH endonuclease signature motif containing protein is translated as GVPLALGRETRLATRAQLKALWVRDGGCIAPGCRNRRVQAHHVIHWSDGGPTDLSNMCLLCSRHHHLLHAGGWQLEPDPDRPGLFRWRPPDGREPVPATHATDRNPGTTTRLW